The genomic stretch TATTTGCAATTTCCTGACCAATTTGCAACAGCGTTTTATTCTCATAAGCAACAGAGTTATTTTGCCGTAATGCTTTTTTGATATTAGCTGCAAGTGCTTTTAAATTTATAGTGTCAGGCGGAGCAGAAAATTCCATCTCGTCAATTTCAAAACTTCCGCAGTTTAGAAGTTTTTCATTTTCATAACCAATATTTAATTTTAAAGTGTCGCCTTTAACCGGATACCAACTTGATTTCCAAAGATGCTCTTTGTCTTCCAGCTGAATTTCCACTTCATCGCTTTGCCCATGTTCAAAATCGGAATAAGTAACAGACAAAACACTTGGTGCAATGCTTGCTGTAATGTCTTTATTCTCATATTCGATTTTAAATACAGGTTTTAGCATTTAATTTCTCCAAGGCGGTAATTCGAACTGAATCTGATTATTGTCATCTATTACAGGGATTTTTAACTTTAATCCTGACGGTAAGATTGGTGTGATTGGTATTTCGGGATTTTCAGTGATTATTCCTTCATAAAGGGTTGCATCTGAGTAAAAGTCATAAGCGATCAAATCCCAGCGGTCGCCGTCTTTTGTGATGTATTCGTAAAACTCTTGAGGCATCTTATTCCTGCCTTACTATTTGCTTGGGTGTTTTACTTTGGGACAAAGTTTTTTGAGAAGATTTTTTGTCATCTTTTTTCTTTGCTGTTTGTTTTTTGGATTTCTTTTTAACTTTTAAATATTCTGTAAACCATTCTCTAAGTTTGATTTCAGCTTCTATCGAGATTAAATTTCCTGTTTTATCCGTCTGTTGAGTGGTTGAAGTTATTTCCTCGATGACGTATTTGCCCAGATATTTACCGTTGCCAAGAATAAACGGCATTTCTTCATGTAATCTTGCAGCATCCTTAATTTTTTTAATTTCCGTTTCAGGAACACAAAATGAAGAGTGAAAATTTAGTTTTATTGTCAGGGTATCAAGTTCATCGCCCATAAATTGAAGCTTCGGTTTAGATTCGATAGTCTGATGCTCAACGAAATTGTGCTTTTGCGTTTCTTCAATTCCGTTAAAGTAAGTTATCAGGTTAAATTGAATATTTCCCAGCTGTGCAAACATCAGTATGCTAACCTCATATTTCTTTGTTTTTCGGCTTTTACAATTTTTAAAACTTCGTCTTTATGTTGTTTCAACATCTGAAGGAAGTCTTCTTTATCCTGCGGTGATGCTCCGTTAATTGAAACAATCGGATTATAGTGAATTGAAACTGCTCCGCCTGAGTTTCCCTGTCTTGAATTCCCCATTGATATCGGATTGGATTTGAAAGAAAGTGCTTTATTCATTGCAGATATTAGAGGAGCAGGTTTTAAAGTTGCGGCGATTGTTTCTATGAGTTTTATTTTATGCAAATCTTTAAGAGGTCCCATTTTTGCCGGCGAGTGCGGGAGATGATCTCGTATAATTTGTGCGTGTTTGCCTATTGCTTTTTGGGTTTGACCTGTTTTTGACAATAATCCGAAGGATAGAAAGTCAGCGACTTTTGCTCCGAGTTGAAACATTTTTTTTATTAAATCAGTTATTTTAAGAATAATTTGTGCCAGAACTTTACCGAATTTAACTCCCATTTTTTCTGCCGCACCTCCTGTATCTTCAACAGGTTTAATCAAATTTTTAAACCAGTTATAAACAGCTTTTAACGGTGCAAGTATTGGTGTAAAGGCTTTGGCAAGGGAAATAAAAACTGGTTGGAGCGGCAAGAGTCCTTCTTTTAATCCTTTAAATACACCTCTGAAAAATCCTGTAATAGGTTTCCAGTATTTGTAAATAAGGAAAGCGACTGCTGCAAATGCCGCTCCAATCCAGAAAATAGGAGAGGTAAGGATAGTGAGGGAAAGTAAACGAAACCCGCCTGTTATTCTTTTAAGATCAGCAAGAATACTTGGTTTAAATGAAAATTTTGATAAATCTATGCCGAGTGGATTGCCGGCTTTTTTCAGGCTTTCTATGATTTTGAAATTATGAGCAGTTGTGTTTAACCCCATAAATTCTAATAATTTTATGTAATTTTGTTTTATTACAGGAGTTAAATCTCTTGCGACTTTAAGCAGGGTGCCGTAAGTTTTAACAAGATTGCCGATGATAAAAACAACTCCTCCCAATGCTGTCAGCAAAAGTCCTCCTCCTGTGAGTCCAATAATTGCTGCGAATATTCCTTTTTGAAGAATCGGGTTTTGATTAATTTTTTCAAGGAGGCTGTTGACGTTTTTTAAGGGGTCTGCAAGATTTGGCAGAACCAATTCCATCATGTTGATTTTTAACTTGCCCCATTGCTCCAGAGTTGTCTTCATCATGTTTTGATAATCACTGTCGACTATACCGTTTGCAGAAAGTGCAGATTTTTTTATTCGTTCGTATTCTTTAAGATTTTTCATCATTGGTTTTATGAAATTTAAAACCTGCATATCTTGAAATATCTGGGAAACCTTAAACACATCTCCGCCTGTTGCTCTTTGGATAATATTAAGGACTTCAAGTATCGGGTCTTTGCCTTCTGCTATAGCTTTTAAAAGTTCTGACTTTAAATCTATGCCGAACTTTTTACTAAAGTTTTCTATGGTTTGAGGTGCAGTGACTTTCTGCATAAAGTTTTGCAAATTATTTGCAGCTTCTGGAGCGTCTTTTGCTCCTTTCATTGCAATTTGAAGAGCAGCACCTAGTTGAGCAACAGCAGGAACACCTTTCATCCCGAGCATAGAAGCACTTGCAGTCAGTCCCGGAAACTCACCAGCCATATCCTTTAATTCAAATCTGCCTTCTTTTCCTGATTGTGCAAGAATATCCATTGTTTTAGAGAGTTCTGATACTGGAACTTTTAAATTGTCTGTTACAGAAAATGCAGTTTTTGAAATATCTATTATTGCCGCTTGCTCTGCCGTTGCGGTTTTTCCTATGACATTCATATAATCAAGAGCTTTTGTCGGATCGACTCCAGAAGCTACAAGTACGCTTAATCCTTCGATAATGTCAGGTCTGAATTGGTTTGTGTATTTTGAAATTGTCCCAAGGCGTTTATCCATTCCCAAAAGCTGTTGTTCTGTTAATTGCCCGACATTTCCGAGTTCTCTTAATCTATGCTCCATTTCAAGGGCTTGAGGAATTGCTTCCGTTAATCCCAGAGAATTAGCAAGTCCGAGACCTCCGACAGTCATTCCTGCTCCGACTCCCATCATTGTTTTTCCGAGGTTTTCCATCGTTTCTGAGGTTTGATGAATTTTTTTCTGAAGTTTGTCAAATTCTTGATTAGACTCGCTGACAGCATCTTTAATAACCCTTGACATCTTGTCAAAAGCGATAAGGGTTAAAGATACTTTCATCATATTGTCTAACATAGTTCTTCAAGTTCCTCGGTTGTTGATTGCTTGTACTTAATTGCTTCTTGAACCCAAAATTCAAGCTCGGAGAGTTCCATTTGCTTTATTTCGCTGTATTGCCATCCTGTGGTTTTGGCGAGGTGGATGATGCATTCTGCTGTAACGACTGAAACTTCCCCGACATTTCTGCCTGCAAAGTAAGCACATCTTCAAGTGACATTTCTAATAGGTCTTCATAAATTACAGTTTCACCGTCTATTTCAGTAATTTCTGCAATAAGTGCATAGAGAATTTCTTCAGGCGTTTTAGCTTTTCTCTGTGCGTTTAAAAGGTCTCTTCCTTTGCCGTCTTTGAATACGGCTGTTTTTCCGCCGGGTAATAAGATTTGTTTCATGATTGCTACCTTTCTTGAATTAAGATATTATTGAGTTGTAAGTGTGGGGGAGAGTGTATAGATGTTGGATTTTAAAGATACTTGCGAGTTGGTAAATTTGATTTCTGAAGTGTCTAAAGGCGTTGACAAAAGAGCCGTTGCATACGAAAACAGCGAATTAATGAATAAAATTTTTAAATTTACGAGAACCGTTGATCAGAAAGAAAAAGCCTACAGGCATATTCTTGATTTTATTTCTGACTATTGGGAATATATGGCTGATAGAGGTTAGTTATGCACGATTTTTTAAGCGATTCTTTAAAAAGAGCTGGTAGAAGAGATTCGATACGTCCATTTTTATCCTCGCTTAAGCACTTGATTGAAAATGAAACTTTTGTCGATGCTCAAGAGAGATTGATTGAAATCATAGAGAAAACAGGTTTTAGTAAAGAATATTTATACGATATTTTGGATTATAAAGTTGAACCGAGTTTTCATGAGATTTCAAAAATATTGATGGCACTTGATTATAAGTTGATGGTTCAGCCGATTATAATGCCATCTAATTCGAAAAAACAGCTTTAAGCACCGATGTTATTTCTGTAAGTTTCAAGAATATCGACCCCTTCTACTTTGTAGATGTTCTCCAGAACATCAATTTCAAATATTTCTTCACCTCCTACTATTAATTTTGCGTAATTAACACTCATAGTTGTTTCGTATTCGGCATTATCCTGCGGCTTAAAGTTTCCCAGAGGAAATTCTTTAAAAGTACCCATTAAATATGCTACTGCAGGAACTTCTGCTAATTTGCCCATACTGTTGTAAGTTTCTAAACTTGCCCTTGCTTGAACCTGAACTGCTTTAAAAGGATTTGCCGCTTTTTTCAGGACTTCTGTATAAAGAGCGTTCCATTTGATTTTGCATTCCAGCTTGTCTATGCCTGCAAAAAATTCAGCCGAGCCAACCATACCGAGTGCTTTATGCTCCGCCATTTTGTGTTTTATTTGCGGAAGCTGGATTTCTTCTGCCCTGCCAAGTAAATTATTGCCATCCATGTAGATGTTTGCGTTTGTTAATCGGTTAATTTTGATTTTTGACATTGTTTATTACCTCTTTTTTTATGCAATCTGCAATAGTCAATTCTTATACTTTCAGACCTCAAAGCCGTTACATTATCTTTTAG from bacterium encodes the following:
- a CDS encoding tail protein X: MPQEFYEYITKDGDRWDLIAYDFYSDATLYEGIITENPEIPITPILPSGLKLKIPVIDDNNQIQFELPPWRN
- a CDS encoding phage tail protein yields the protein MFAQLGNIQFNLITYFNGIEETQKHNFVEHQTIESKPKLQFMGDELDTLTIKLNFHSSFCVPETEIKKIKDAARLHEEMPFILGNGKYLGKYVIEEITSTTQQTDKTGNLISIEAEIKLREWFTEYLKVKKKSKKQTAKKKDDKKSSQKTLSQSKTPKQIVRQE
- a CDS encoding phage tail tape measure protein, coding for MLDNMMKVSLTLIAFDKMSRVIKDAVSESNQEFDKLQKKIHQTSETMENLGKTMMGVGAGMTVGGLGLANSLGLTEAIPQALEMEHRLRELGNVGQLTEQQLLGMDKRLGTISKYTNQFRPDIIEGLSVLVASGVDPTKALDYMNVIGKTATAEQAAIIDISKTAFSVTDNLKVPVSELSKTMDILAQSGKEGRFELKDMAGEFPGLTASASMLGMKGVPAVAQLGAALQIAMKGAKDAPEAANNLQNFMQKVTAPQTIENFSKKFGIDLKSELLKAIAEGKDPILEVLNIIQRATGGDVFKVSQIFQDMQVLNFIKPMMKNLKEYERIKKSALSANGIVDSDYQNMMKTTLEQWGKLKINMMELVLPNLADPLKNVNSLLEKINQNPILQKGIFAAIIGLTGGGLLLTALGGVVFIIGNLVKTYGTLLKVARDLTPVIKQNYIKLLEFMGLNTTAHNFKIIESLKKAGNPLGIDLSKFSFKPSILADLKRITGGFRLLSLTILTSPIFWIGAAFAAVAFLIYKYWKPITGFFRGVFKGLKEGLLPLQPVFISLAKAFTPILAPLKAVYNWFKNLIKPVEDTGGAAEKMGVKFGKVLAQIILKITDLIKKMFQLGAKVADFLSFGLLSKTGQTQKAIGKHAQIIRDHLPHSPAKMGPLKDLHKIKLIETIAATLKPAPLISAMNKALSFKSNPISMGNSRQGNSGGAVSIHYNPIVSINGASPQDKEDFLQMLKQHKDEVLKIVKAEKQRNMRLAY
- a CDS encoding phage major tail tube protein, which produces MSKIKINRLTNANIYMDGNNLLGRAEEIQLPQIKHKMAEHKALGMVGSAEFFAGIDKLECKIKWNALYTEVLKKAANPFKAVQVQARASLETYNSMGKLAEVPAVAYLMGTFKEFPLGNFKPQDNAEYETTMSVNYAKLIVGGEEIFEIDVLENIYKVEGVDILETYRNNIGA